Genomic segment of Cronobacter dublinensis subsp. dublinensis LMG 23823:
CTTGTTGGTGAATTCAAAATCGAGATTAAATTCAATCTGGCAGGCGTCTTCGGTCAGCGGCGTGAATTTCCAGCCGCCCATCAGCGACTTGAAGGGGCCATCGACCAGATGCATCAAAATGCTCTGATTGCTGATCAGCGTATTGCGGGTGGTGAACGTCTTGCTGATCCCGGCTTTCGAGACTTCGACCGCCGCCGTCATCTGGCCCGGAGAAGACTCCAGCACGCGGCTTCCCACGCAGCCGGGCAAAAATTCCGGATAGGATTTCACATCGTTCACTAACTGATACATCTGCTCAGCGCTGTAAGGCACCAGGGCAGTACGACTAATCTGGGGCATAGTATTTCCTGTGAGTCATACGACTTAGAAATAATAACATTTATCATCCATTAAACAAAAACTCGCCGGCAGACATGCTAAGATAACCCTTTTCCACCCCGGGGAAGGGGTGCGTTTTACGACTGGATTACCTATACTGAGCGGCACTATGACCAAGAAAAAAGCACACAAACCTGGCTCAGCCACTATTGCGCTCAACAAGCGCGCCCGTCACGAATACTTCATCGAAGATGAGTTTGAAGCAGGCCTGGCCCTCCAGGGCTGGGAAGTAAAATCCCTGCGCGCGGGTAAAGCCAATATCGGCGACAGCTATGTGATCCTCAAAGAAGGCGAAGCGTACCTGTTCGGCGCTAACTTCCAGCCGCTGAATGTGGCATCCACCCACGTGGTCTGCGATCCGACCCGTACCCGTAAGCTTCTGCTGAACCAGCGCGAACTGGACACGCTGTATGGCCGCGTGAACCGCGAAGGTTATACCGTGGTGGCGCTGTCGCTGTACTGGAAGAACGCGTGGTGCAAAGTCAAAATCGGCGTGGCGAAAGGTAAGAAGCAGCATGACAAGCGCTCCGACCTGAAAGATCGCGAATGGCAGCTCGACAAAGCGCGCATTATGAAACATGCCGGACGCTAAACGCACCAGCAAAAAAAACCGGCAAAAGCCGGTTTTTTTATGGCACAAAGATGGGCTGGGGTTAAATGGTGGGTGGGCTACGCTTACCCACCCTACATCGTCAACACGACTATTGCTGTGCGTCGGGCGGGTAAGCGCAGCGCACCCGCCATATCAACATCACTATCAACCTAACCCCAACGTCCCCCCGCCTACCGCTCCCGGAGCGCCTCTTTCACTTTGTTGAGCGGTTTAATCAAATAATCGAGCACCGTTTTCTGGCCGGTTTTAATCTCCACGTTCGCCACCATGCCTGGCAGGATCGGGAAGCGCTTGCCGTTGCGGTTTTTCAGCTCCGCGCTCCGGGTGCGCACATACACCCGGTAATAAAACTGATCGCGCTTCACCTCATCCTGCAGCGTATCCGGCGACACCATCTCCACCTCGCCTTTCAGATCCCCGTAAATCGACGAATCGTAGGCGGTTATCTTCACCGTCGCCGGCAGGCCGGGGCGGATATAGGCGATGTCGCGCGGGTTAATGCGCGTCTCCACCAGCAGTTGATCTTCCAGCGGCACGATCTCCATCAGCTTGCCGCCAGGCTGGAGCACGCCGCCCACGGTTGTCACCTGAATATCCTTCACCACCCCGCGCACAGGCGAAAACAACGTGGCGCGATCGAGCTGATCTGCCTTGCCTGCCATTGCCTGCAACTGGGCGTCGAGATCGGCGTTATTTTTCACCTGCTCTTCGCGGGCGCGTACCGCAAACTGGTTGCGCGCGTCGTCCATTTTGCCTTTCAGCTCTGCGGCCTGGCGTTGCAGGCGGATCACTTCTACTTCGCTCGCGGCCCCTTTCGCCACCAGCGGCTGGGTCATGCGTAGCTCCGCCATCACCAGATTGTAGGTTTTTTGCAGGTTCTCTAACGTTTCGTTCAGATTACGGCGGCGCGACTCATATAACTGACGCTCGCGAGCGACCAGCGCCGGTTCGCGCAGCGACTCCTCGCTAAACTTAAGCGGTTCGCCGGTCAGCTCCGAACGCAGCCGTTCGCTGGAGGCGCGCAGCGCCCTCGCGCGCGCCGCCGCTTCGCCGTAATTTGACTGAAATCGCGTCGGGTCGAGCCGCGCCAGCATCTGCCCACGTTCCACCACATCGCCCTCATGCACCAGCAGCGCGTTGACTATCCCGCCGTCCAGGCTCTCTATCACCTGCGCACGGCTTGACGGTGTGATTTTCCCGGTGCCCACCGTCACTTCATCCAGCGTTGCGAACCACGCCCAGACGAAAAACAGTACCAGCGCCGCCAGCGTCAACCAGATAACCGAGGAGTAAAACCGCCCCTGGCGCGCCAGTTCTTCCTGCATCGTCAGTTGACTCATTAATGCTCCTTACGCCACCGAGGCCACGTTGCTGTTGCGCTGCGCCTTTTGCAAAACGGCGTCGCGCGGGCCGTCCGCCACCACTTTGCCGTTCTCCATCACCACCACGCGATCGACCAGCGACAGCAGCGCCGGGCGGTGGGTCACCAGCACCAGCGTGCGACCGGTGAGCCACTGGTGAAGCTGGCGAATCACATGCGCCTCAAGCTGTTCATCCATCGACGCGGTAGGTTCGTCCAGCAGCACAATTTGCGGGTTACGCACCAGCAGACGGCTCAGCAGTACCATCTGGCGCTGGCCGCCGGAGAGCCCACGCCCGCCTTCGTTAATCAGCCGGTCGAGGCTCGCCGCGTCATGCTGAACCATCGAGAGCGCGCCGCTGATACGCAGCGCCTGCAACAGCTCGGCATCGGTGGCGTTGGGGTGGCCGAGCATCAGGTTCTGGCGCAGCGTGCCGAAGAACAGCCGCGACTCCTGCGACAAATACCCCACCTGACGACGTACATCCATCGGGTCGATGTGCGCCAGATCGACGCCGTCGATAATCACCTTGCCCTTGCTGGCCTGCGCCTGACCCGAAAGCAGTTTCAGCAGCGTCGATTTCCCGGCGCCCACTTTGCCGAGAATAGCCACGCGCTCGCCGGGCTTTATCTCCAGCGACGGGACCAGCAGCGCCTGATCGCCCTTTTCTTTGTCGTAGCTGTACTGCACATCCTGAAACTGATAGTGGCCCGCCAGCACCGGACAGTGCGCCATCTTGCTGCCCGCCTCTTTATCAAGCGGTTTTTTCAGCAGCTCGTTCAGTCCGCTCATGGCGGTTTTGGCGTGCTGCCAGCGGGAGAACACCATCGTCAGCTGCATCAGCGGCGCCAGCGTGCGCGAAGAAAGCAGGCTACACGCCACCAGCGTGCCGGTCGTGATTTGTCCATCAAGGACCAGATAGCTGCCGAACACCAGCATGCCCGCGTAGGTTATCTGCTGCACCGTGGACGCCCAGCCGCTTAAGCGCGCGCCCCAGACGCGCTGCTTCATACCGATGCCCGCCCCGACGCTATGGGTATGCTCCCACTGGCGCTGAAAATAGGGCTCCGCCTGCAACGCTTTGATATCTTCCACGCCCTCGATCGACTCCACCAGCACCGCGTTGCGGATCGCGCTCTCGCGCATCCCCTCTTTGGCGAGTTTCGCCATCGGCCACTGGATCAGAAGACCTGGGATCACAATCAGCGGGATCGCGATAAGCGGGATCGCCACCAGCTGTCCGCCCACCAGCGCCATGATCCCTAAAAAGAGCAATACAAACGGGATATCCATCGCCGCGCCAACGGTAGTGGAGGTCAGCAGCTCGCGCACCTGATCGATTTCGCGCAGCTGCGAGATAAACGATCCGGTGGATTTCGGCCGCTCGTCGTTTTTAATCGCCATCGCGCGGGCGTAAAACAGCGACGAGACGTTGAGATCGATATGCTTGCCCATAATGTCCGAGACATGGGTGCGGGCGAGACGAATAAAAAACTCAAACAGCGCCGCCAGCAGCACGCCGAAAAACAGCACCCACAGCGTCGGGAAGGACTCCGCCGGGATGACGCGGTCATAGACCTGCATCGAAAAGAGAATGCCCCCCAGCGCCAGCACGTTGCCGAGCACCGAGGCGAGCGAGATCTCGGCAAGCTTGCGTCCGGCGTGGCGGAAGTGTCGCCAGAACCAATGCTGTTCATAAGGCCGGGTAAAATCGTCAATGCGCGCGTCGCGCCCGCGGGCGGCGATGCCGAGCAGCGCCACCTCCGGTTTGACGCGCTCAAGCAGCGCGTCCAGCGGCTCTTCGCGCACCAGGTCGCCGCCTTCGCTCAGCCAGTAGGTCACCACGCCGTCGGCGTCGATGGCCTCCAGCAGCATCAGGCCGCCCTCTTCCAGCTGAACAATCACCGGCAGGGTCTGGCTGTTCCAGCGCATACTTTTCAGCGGCGTCAGGCGCACCTGTAAGCCCATCAGCGCCGCGAGCCGGTCGAGCCGCGGCGCCAGCGGCAGATTTTCAAACCAGCGCATCTGCTGGCGCACCGCCGGAGCGTCGGCGGGGAGCCCGAAACGCCCCGCCGCGCGGGTCATGGCGCGGATCCAGCTTTCGGTATCAGGGATCTGGGACATCACTACTCCTCAAAATGCCGCGCTCAGAGCGACGGCAGGGTATCGCCGGTCATCCGGGCGCGTTCAATGCCGAGCATATCGAGCAAATTATCCACTGCCGCCGCGTAGCGGACCGCCGCATCCCAGGCGTCGTAGCGGGCGGTAATGGCGAGCGTGTCGGCCTGAAACACATCCTGTTCGATGCTGAGCAGGTCGTTGAGGCTGCGCTTGCTGAGCCGGTATTCATCGCGGTAGACCTCGCGGGCATGTCCGGCGCTGGCTATCTGCTGTTCACCGGCCCGCTGGCGCTGCTGGGCGCCGGTGAGGTCGGCCCAGGCGGTAGCGGCTTTCTGGTTGATCTCAAGCTTGCTCGCCTCGACATCCGCACGGGCGCTGGCGCGATCGCCTTCGGCGGCGTCCACGCGGGCGCTGACCGCCCCGCCCTGATAGACCGGCGCGTCCACCACCAGTTGCACCTGGTCGTCCCAGTAATTCGCGTTGTCGTTCTGGTAGCGCGTGCGTCCGGCCTGCACCGAGACCGTCGGCCAGTGCTGCGCCTGCGCCTGACGAATGCGCTGTTCGGCGGCGAGCTGTTTGGCCTGCGCGGCGCGCACCGCGTTGGTCTGCTCGTACGGCAGCGATTTCAGCGTAATGGGCTGGCGCAATAAATCTTCCGGGAGATCGGGCAGCGTGTCGGCCACCACGCCGGTCAGCACGCTTAACGCCGCCTGCGCCGAACGCGCCTGGGCGCGATACTGCTCAAGCGTCGCGTTCATCCCGGCGATACGGCTCTGCGCCTGCAACACGTCCGACTGGGTACTGAGCCCGGCCTCTGAGCGTAAATCCGCCATATTCTGCACGGCGCGCAACGACGCAAGATTACGCACCGCGGCCTCGGCGAGGCTCTGATAACGGCGCACCTGCAAATACGCCTGTAGCGTCTGCATCCCGACCTGATTCAGCGTGTCGTAAAGCTGAAACCGGTAGGCTTCGGAGAGATTCTCCTGCTCGTCGATGCTGCCGCCGGTTTTGCCGAAGTCGTAAATCAGCTGTTTGAGGTTCACGCCGCCTGCGGCGTTACTGTTGAGTGAGCCTGAGGAGTCGGTGCGATGGTTACGCCCGACGTTGCCCTGAAGGGAGATTTGCGGAAACCAGGCGCTTTGCGCCTCTTCCAGATTGGCTTTGCCCACCCGGATCTGCGCCGCCGCCTGGGCGATTTTCGGGTTACGCGCGAAGGCGCGCAGAATGGCTTCTTTAATAGTGAGCTGCGCCTGCAACTGCTCGCTCGGGGCGGTCTGCCAGGTAAATTCCTCCTGGGAAACAGCGGGAAAACTCATCAGGACGGTCGCCAGCATCAATGCCAGCCGCCTGTAGCGCATTGTATTGTTGTGCATCCTGTTTCCACCTTAATAACGCCGTCTTTGCGGCCGGTGATATTGTTAAAATGACGCTGGCACCTCTTCCCTGAGGCGCCGTGGCGTTGTCAGACCATATTGACGTGCAAGCCGTGCTGGATAAGCACATCTCCCAGCGTGTTGGTCTGTGAACTGTTATGCCAGACGTCGAACTGCACGCCGTCCACTTCCCGCTGCCCGCTCACTTCCCAGATGTCGCTGCCGCCTTTCACCAGATTGACCCGGTCCCCGTCGACGCCCTTGACGATCAGATCGTCTTCCGGCTTGTCGGTTAAGGTCAGGGCCTGATGAAGATCCAGCGTCAGGCTGTTAGTGCCGGACTTACCGAGATCGAAAATCTCGATGTGCTTGATCTGGCCGTCGAGCGCCGTGAGATCGAGCTTCATATTGACGCCGTCAATCACCAGCGTATCGGTGCCCGCGCCGCCATCCAGTGATGCGAAACCGAGCGTCGCGAGGTGAATGGTGTCGCTGCCACTACTGCCCTGCAGTGACTCGCCACTCTGGCTGGTGCCATCGGCGAGATCGATGCTGACCCCGCCGATGGTGTAACCGCCTGTCGCGCTTGCCGTATCCTCCGCCGTGGCGCTGTTCTCCTCCGCCGTGACCGCCACTGTCGCGGTTTTCGCTGTCGCTGTGGTCTGCTGAGTGTCGCTCTGCGTGGCGGTCTGGCTGTTTTCATCAGAGAGCGCGAACAGCGCCGCCTCATGCTCAACGCTCGCGGCGGCGAAGGTGGCAGGCGGCGTGGTGGAGATAATCTGCCCGCCGAGGCCGACGTTCAGGTAGCCGGTGTTGCCCGCCGCATCCGTGGCGTAAATATTCAGCACGCTGGAGAGCGACAGCAGTTGCAGAATATTGAGCCCCAGCCCGAGGTTGGCCGACCAGTTACCGTTGCTGTCGGTAATGGCCGTGGTGTTCACCGTCCCGTTCAGCAACGAAAGATGCACGACCGAGCCCGGCGCCAGGTTGGTCGAGCCACCGCGCAGCGTCAGGCCCGTAGAGAGCAGCGCGAGCGGGTTAAGGCTTGCCAGCGGCGTAAAGGAGAGCGTCGGGGTGGTGAGTTTCACCGTCACGTCGCTGCTGGTGCTGTTGACGTTGCCGACTTTATCCGTCACCGAGACGCCGACTTTCAGCGCGCCGTTACTCAGGCCCTGCAGAATGGTGTTGGTCACCGGCAGCGTCCAGGTGCCGTCGCTGGCCACGGCCGCGTTATAGGTGTTGGCGCCGAGCGTCACCTTCACCGTCGCGCCATCGGTCACGCCGCTGATCTTGCCGCTCAGCGTCTGGCCGCTGCCCGCTTCGCTGACGTTCAGATAACCGTCGTTGCCGAACAGCGAGGTGAGCGACACGGTCGGCAGCGAATGGGTTACCACATTCAGCAAACCGCTGGTGCTGGTGCTGTTGCCCGCCGGGTTGGTGACGCTGGCGTTGACCGTCAGCGTGCCGTCCAGCAGACCGCTGAGATCGGTCTTCGGCACCGAGAGCTGCCAGGTGCCGTCGTTGCCGACGGTCGTGACGTAGCTTTTACCGCCAAGCGACACCCTGACCTGCGACCCTACGGCATTGGTGCTGGTGCCGGTGATGGTCTGGGCGCTCAGAATGTCGGTAGCGTTGAGGCCGTTATCGCCAAACAGCGAGGTGATGGCGAGCGTCGGCAGCGCGCCGATGCTGACATTCAGCCCGCCATTGGCGCTGGCGGTGTTGCCCGCCGTATCGCGCGCCGTCACGGTCACATTCAGCGGGCCGTCGGCGAGCCCTTGCAGCGAGGTCGTCGGTACCGATACCTGCCAGGTGCCGTCGGCGCGTACTGTGGTGTTAAACGTCAGCGCGCCGAGCGTCACGGTTAGCGCGCTGCCCGCCGCCAGGTTAGTGGCGGTGCCGCTGATAAGCTGCGGACTCAGCAGATCGCTTAAGCTCAGAAGGCCGTCGCCAAAGACAGGGTTCACCACCACCTGCGGCAGCGCCTGAACAATCGCGCTCACCACCTGCGAGCCGGTCGCCACATTGCCGACCGGGTCCGTCACGCTGGCGCTCACCGTCAGCGTGCCGTCCTGGATACCTTTGAGCGTCGTGGCTGGGACATTCACCGACCAGGCGCCGTTATTGATGGTCGCCGTAAAGGCACTGCCGCCGACATTCACCGTGACGGTGCCGTTCGCAAGGTTACT
This window contains:
- the smpB gene encoding SsrA-binding protein SmpB: MTKKKAHKPGSATIALNKRARHEYFIEDEFEAGLALQGWEVKSLRAGKANIGDSYVILKEGEAYLFGANFQPLNVASTHVVCDPTRTRKLLLNQRELDTLYGRVNREGYTVVALSLYWKNAWCKVKIGVAKGKKQHDKRSDLKDREWQLDKARIMKHAGR
- a CDS encoding HlyD family efflux transporter periplasmic adaptor subunit; this translates as MSQLTMQEELARQGRFYSSVIWLTLAALVLFFVWAWFATLDEVTVGTGKITPSSRAQVIESLDGGIVNALLVHEGDVVERGQMLARLDPTRFQSNYGEAAARARALRASSERLRSELTGEPLKFSEESLREPALVARERQLYESRRRNLNETLENLQKTYNLVMAELRMTQPLVAKGAASEVEVIRLQRQAAELKGKMDDARNQFAVRAREEQVKNNADLDAQLQAMAGKADQLDRATLFSPVRGVVKDIQVTTVGGVLQPGGKLMEIVPLEDQLLVETRINPRDIAYIRPGLPATVKITAYDSSIYGDLKGEVEMVSPDTLQDEVKRDQFYYRVYVRTRSAELKNRNGKRFPILPGMVANVEIKTGQKTVLDYLIKPLNKVKEALRER
- a CDS encoding type II toxin-antitoxin system RatA family toxin, which codes for MPQISRTALVPYSAEQMYQLVNDVKSYPEFLPGCVGSRVLESSPGQMTAAVEVSKAGISKTFTTRNTLISNQSILMHLVDGPFKSLMGGWKFTPLTEDACQIEFNLDFEFTNKLIELAFGRVFKELASSMVQAFSQRAKEVYSAG
- a CDS encoding TolC family outer membrane protein, with translation MHNNTMRYRRLALMLATVLMSFPAVSQEEFTWQTAPSEQLQAQLTIKEAILRAFARNPKIAQAAAQIRVGKANLEEAQSAWFPQISLQGNVGRNHRTDSSGSLNSNAAGGVNLKQLIYDFGKTGGSIDEQENLSEAYRFQLYDTLNQVGMQTLQAYLQVRRYQSLAEAAVRNLASLRAVQNMADLRSEAGLSTQSDVLQAQSRIAGMNATLEQYRAQARSAQAALSVLTGVVADTLPDLPEDLLRQPITLKSLPYEQTNAVRAAQAKQLAAEQRIRQAQAQHWPTVSVQAGRTRYQNDNANYWDDQVQLVVDAPVYQGGAVSARVDAAEGDRASARADVEASKLEINQKAATAWADLTGAQQRQRAGEQQIASAGHAREVYRDEYRLSKRSLNDLLSIEQDVFQADTLAITARYDAWDAAVRYAAAVDNLLDMLGIERARMTGDTLPSL
- a CDS encoding type I secretion system permease/ATPase, whose product is MSQIPDTESWIRAMTRAAGRFGLPADAPAVRQQMRWFENLPLAPRLDRLAALMGLQVRLTPLKSMRWNSQTLPVIVQLEEGGLMLLEAIDADGVVTYWLSEGGDLVREEPLDALLERVKPEVALLGIAARGRDARIDDFTRPYEQHWFWRHFRHAGRKLAEISLASVLGNVLALGGILFSMQVYDRVIPAESFPTLWVLFFGVLLAALFEFFIRLARTHVSDIMGKHIDLNVSSLFYARAMAIKNDERPKSTGSFISQLREIDQVRELLTSTTVGAAMDIPFVLLFLGIMALVGGQLVAIPLIAIPLIVIPGLLIQWPMAKLAKEGMRESAIRNAVLVESIEGVEDIKALQAEPYFQRQWEHTHSVGAGIGMKQRVWGARLSGWASTVQQITYAGMLVFGSYLVLDGQITTGTLVACSLLSSRTLAPLMQLTMVFSRWQHAKTAMSGLNELLKKPLDKEAGSKMAHCPVLAGHYQFQDVQYSYDKEKGDQALLVPSLEIKPGERVAILGKVGAGKSTLLKLLSGQAQASKGKVIIDGVDLAHIDPMDVRRQVGYLSQESRLFFGTLRQNLMLGHPNATDAELLQALRISGALSMVQHDAASLDRLINEGGRGLSGGQRQMVLLSRLLVRNPQIVLLDEPTASMDEQLEAHVIRQLHQWLTGRTLVLVTHRPALLSLVDRVVVMENGKVVADGPRDAVLQKAQRNSNVASVA